A window of the Lolium perenne isolate Kyuss_39 chromosome 7, Kyuss_2.0, whole genome shotgun sequence genome harbors these coding sequences:
- the LOC127314344 gene encoding COP9 signalosome complex subunit 3, which produces MESVETLVAHIQALSGSPEDLAQLHGLLKQADGDALRAHSAALLPLLPQLHPAAHSLGYLFLLDAFLSAPANLKAHAGGDLLATVANFLTSCSAEQICLSPDKFLNVCKVLKSEAMQLNAPIRGIAPLRAAVRKVQASSEHLTPLHAEYLTLCLLAKQYKAGLSVLEDDIFEVDQPKDLFLYCYYGGMIYIGLKKFRKALELLHNAVTAPMTSLNAITIEAYKKYVLVSLIQNGQVPSFPKYASSTAQRNLKNHAQIYVDLSTCYGNGSYSELETFIQSNTEKFETDNNLGLVKQVLSSMYKRNIQRLTQTYLTLSLEDIASSVQLNTPKEAEMHVLRMIEDGEIHATINQKDGMVSFHEDPEQYKSSEMVEHIDSSIQRLMALSKKLTSIDENISCDHAFLMKSGRERGRGFDYDDFDSVPHKYF; this is translated from the exons atggagtCGGTGGAGACGCTCGTGGCGCACATCCAGGCGCTCTCCGGGTCCCCGGAGGATCTGGCGCAGCTGCACGGCCTCCTCAAGCAGGCCGACGGCGACGCCCTGCGCGCCCACTCCGCCGCCCTCCTCCCCCTGCTCCCCCAGCTCCACCCCGCCGCCCACTCCCTCGGCTACCTCTTCCTCCT GGACGCTTTCCTCTCGGCGCCCGCCAACCTGAAGGCGCACGCCGGCGGGGACCTCCTCGCGACCGTCGCCAATTTCCTCACCTCCTGCTCGGCCGAGCAGATATGCCTGTCGCCCGACAAAT TTCTGAACGTGTGCAAGGTGCTCAAGAGCGAGGCCATGCAGCTCAACGCGCCGATCAGGGGGATCGCCCCGCTGCGCGCGGCCGTGCGCAAGGTCCAGGCGTCGTCGGAGCACCTGACCCCGCTCCACGCCGAGTACCTCACCCTCTGCCTGCTGGCCAAGCAGTACAAGGCTGGCCTCAGCGTCCTGGAGGACGACATATTCGAAGTTGACCAGCCAAAGGACCTGTTCCTCTACTGCTACTATGG GGGGATGATATATATCGGGCTCAAGAAGTTCCGTAAAGCATTGGAGCTTCTTCACAAT GCTGTCACTGCCCCAATGACGTCATTGAACGCAATTACTATCGAGGCTTACAAGAAGTATGTCCTGGTTTCGCTCATTCAGAATGGACAG GTTCCATCATTCCCGAAGTACGCATCTTCTACTGCTCAGaggaacctgaaaaatcatgctcAG ATTTACGTCGATCTGTCTACATGCTATGGCAATGGTAGCTACTCTGAGTTGGAGACGTTCATCCAGTCAAACACAGAGAAATTTGAAACT GATAACAACCTTGGACTCGTGAAGCAAGTGCTCTCCTCAATGTACAAGCGGAACATCCAGAGGCTGACCCAGACCTACCTAACTCTTTCACTTGAAGACATTGCCAGCTCTGTTCAACTCAACACCCCGAAAGAAGCTGAGATGCATGTACTTAGGATG ATTGAAGATGGTGAGATACATGCAACGATAAACCAGAAGGATGGCATGGTCAGCTTTCATGAAGATCCTGAGCAATATAAGAGTAGTGAGATGGTGGAGCATATTGACTCTTCGATTCAAAG GTTGATGGCTTTGTCCAAGAAGCTGACCTCAATTGATGAGAATATATCATGCGATCATGCGTTTTTGATGAAG AGTGGAAGGGAACGTGGAAGAGGATTCGACTACGACGACTTTGACTCAGTTCCGCACAAATATTTTTGA